CCCAGGCGCCGGCGGCGGCGCGATCCGCGAGCGGCACGGACTGGCCGGGCGACCCGTGGTGGTCTGCGTCTCCCGGTTGATGCCCCGGAAGGGCCAGGACACGCTGGTCCGCGCCCTGCCGCAGGTCCGTCGGGCCGCTCCGGGAGCGGCCTTGTTGCTCGTCGGCGGTGGCCCCTCGCGCCAGCGCCTCGAGCGGCTGGCGCGTGAGGTCAGCGTCGAGCGCGACGTGGTCTTCGCCGGATCGGTGCCGTTCGCCGAGCTGGCCGCGCACTACGACGCCGGGGACGTCTTTGCGATGCCCTGCCGCACCCGCAACGGGGGCCTGGACGTCGAGGGGCTGGGCATCGTGTACCTGGAGGCCTCGGCGACCGGCAAGCCGGTGGTCGCCGGCGACTCGGGCGGCGCCCCGGACGCCGTGCTCGAGGGCGAGACCGGGTTCGTGGTGCCGGGGCGGGACGTGGCCGCCGTCGCTGATCGGGTGTCCGAGCTGCTGTCCGAGCCGGAGCTCGCTGCCCGCATGGGCGAGCAGGGCCGGGCGTGGGTGGAGGAAGCGTGGCGATGGGACTCGGTTGCGGATCGACTGGGGGAGCTGCTCGTCTGACTGATCAGCTGCCGGCGGGGCAGCTCCAACCCGGGGTGGGCACCAGCAGCAGGTGAGTCGGTGTGCTGTCCTCAACCAGCCAGCCGCACTTCTGGAGCTTCTTGGCCAGATTGGTCGTGCGCCTGAGGATGGCTGAGGTGGGATCGAGCTCGCGCAGGGTCGCCTGCCAGCCGTAGCCGGCGTCGGTCAGGGTGCCGTAGCGACCGATGTAGGCGGCCCCGAACAGGTCGCTACGCCCGTCGATCGCCGTCTTTCCGCTCGGGCGTATCAGGGCGAGAACCAGGCCTGAGTCGTTGTACTCGGGCAGCACCCGGGTTCCTTCGGGCCGGCCGGCGACCTGCTCGGCCAGCATGACCGGCGCGTCGCTGGGGAAGGGCTTGATCAAAGCCACCTCGACGATCGCCACCATAAGCCCCACGGTCACGACGGCGGCGATGGTCCCACCCAGCAGGCGTCGTTCCCGCTCGCTCGTGCGCGACGGCTGCGGGTCCCAGGCGGCGGTGATGCGGGACAGCGCGAACGGGGCGGTCAGCAGCAAGGCGGGCGTGACGTTGCGGTAGGCGCTGAGGCCGAACAGCAGGAGGCCACCGACGTACAGCAGCTCCGACCGCGGTGGTCGCACCCTTCCTCGCGACCAGGCGACCACCATGACGACGCCGAGGGCCACCAGCGGGATGGCATCGGTCCCGATCAGGTTGACGGGTAGCCACTCGGTGATCTGCGGCCCGGCGGCTTTTCGGAACCGCCAGCCCGCAGTGAGGGTGCCGATGCCGGCCGGGGTGACAAGAGCGCTGGCCAGCGAGGCTGCGACCAGCGCGAGAGTCCGCGCCGAGGCCCGGTCACGGACCCCGTGGTCCGTCCAGCGCGCGACCGCGGCGAGCGTGAAGGTCGCCGGGAGCAGGATCCACAGTCCGTGGGTGTTTGCCCACCCGACAGTTAGAGGCACGACGACCCAGGCCGAGGGCGGCCGAGCCTGCTGCACAATTCGCAGCGCCCACCACGAGACGGGTACGAGCAGCATGAACGACAGCGACTGCGGACGTTCCTGGACGCTAACCATGAACGCGGGGCCGGCTGCGATGAGGAAGACCGGCACCGACGCTCGCGCCGGCCGTCCGGGCAGCAGGGTGACGGCGAGGACGAAGAGCAGGCCCAATGTCAACAGGGCGCGGAAGACCAGCAGACCGCTCCAGCCCAGCGCTCCGTGGACGCCGGCCGTCAGCAGTTCGGCCAGCCACTGGGTCGTCACCCAGTGGCTGTCGTCGACGGGTGCGAACGTCCAGCCACGGCCGGCCTGCCAGGGTGCCACGCCACCCCAGACCTGGGAGCCCAGCAGGACGTGCCACGGAGCGTCGGGGTCCACCAAGGGCCAAGACGCGACCGTTGCCAAGCTCGCCGCCGCGAAGACCGCGGCGAGCAGGTGCAGGGGTTCGATCTGGGCGAGCCGAGGACGGCCGACGACGGCCGCTCGGGTGCTCACCCGCGATTGGCTACTTGCAGGCGGCGGGATCGTTCATTCCCGTCGATATTGAGTTGCAGGTGTCTGTGTACTTGGTGTTCAGGAAGGTGCCGAACGCGACGATCGATACCACGATGGCCACGGCGACGCCAGCGAGGAGGAGGGCATACTCGGTCGCGGTCGCCCCATGGTCGGACCGGGGTTGCGCCCTCATCAGTTGCCTCCTTGATCTGCGGTCACCTGTGCCCCAGCAGAAGGATGCCGCGTCGAAGACCGCAAGGGCGAGACGCGCCAACGCGGTCTCCGCGCGGCCCTCCCCCGGATTACTTAGCCTTGCTGATCGAGGTCTGGACGTCGTTGAACTTGGTGCTCAGGAAGTTGCCGAAGAGGAAGACTGCACCGATGATGACCGCAGCGATGCCGGCCAGCAGCAGGACGTACTCGGTGGCGGTGGCGCCGTCGTCGTGCGTACGCGCGGCCGCGAGGTGCTTGCGGATCATCTGGAGCATTTCTGGGCCCTCCGTGGATCTTGAGTGGGCCCCCCACGTGAGCCCGATGCGTCGATTCTCATCTCTGGCCCGTTGCCCGACCATCGATCGGGTGGTCAGTCTCCCTAGGCCGAACGGGTGACTGCGTGGTGTCAAATGGTGGGCTGGTCCCCGCCGTGCTTGATCAGGCCCAGCCGTAGGGCCGCCATGATGGCCTGCGCCCGGTTGCCCGCACCCAGCTTCTCGTACAGCTTGGAGATGTGGGTCTTGGTCGTTGACTCGCTGATGTACAGCCGACGCGAGATCGGTGCCACCCCAAGACCGTCCGCGAGCAGCTGAAGGACCTCCTTCTCCCGAGGCGACAGCTGTGGCCCAGTGGGCGTGAGCCGGCGCTTCATGGCCTCAGACAGGTCGCGGGCCGTGAACGCCTGGGGCGAGGCCGCAGCGTGCCTTGCCGCGGCCAGGACGTCGTCGGTCGGGGCGTCCTTAGGCACGAACGCAGAGGCGCCAGAGTCGAGCGCGCCGAACAGCTGCTCGTCGCCGGCGTACATGGTCAGCACGACGATGCCGAGGTCCGGGCGCTGCCGCCGTGCGGCCTTGACGATGTCGAGGCCGCTGCCGTCGGGGAGCCGGACGTCGACGACGACGACATCCGGGTGCAGCACCGCCAGCTGCCGTGCCGCCTCGGCGACGGATCCGGCCTCGCCGATGACCTCGAAGTCCTCGTTGCGCTCGAACGCGCGACGTAGCCCCTGCCGGATCAGCTCGTGGTCGTCAACGAGCAGCACGGTCGTGGACATGGTCACCCCCTGCGTGGCCTAAACCGTTGGGAGAGTCCGGTGCGAGCTCACCCACGACGACCTCAACGACGGTACCTCCGCCGTCGCGTGGTCTTACCGTGAGGTCGGCTCCGAGTCGTCTCGCACGCTCCCTCATGATCTCCATACCGTAACTGTCGGTACGCGAGGGCCCCAACCCGAGTCCGTCGTCCTCGATTCGCAGAAAGGCGTTAGGCGGGTTCGTCTGGCAGGTCACCCACAGGTTGGCCGATCTGGCGTGCTTGCGGACGTTGGTGATGGACTCCTGGGCAATGCGAAGCAGCTCCGCCTCAGTCTCGGCGCGCAGCCGGTGGGGGGACTCGTCCAGGATCAGGTGGACGGTGAGGTCCGAGGTGGCGCCGATGGTCCGCACGTAGTCCGACAGAGCCGCCCCCAGGCCGGTGGAGGTGTGCACCTCGCTGCGCAGGTCGAAGATGGACAGCCGCAGCTCGGAGATGATCCGGGTCAGATCGGAACGCAGACTCTGCAGCGCCTGGCGCTGCTCCTCGGTAGCCGCCCGGTATGCCATGTCGTCCATGACGTACCCCAGCGAAGCCAGCTCCTGCGCTATGCCGTCGTGGATCTCTCGGGCCAACCGGCGGCGCTCCTCGGCGGTCGCGATCTGGCGCACCTCGGAGAACAGCAGAGCCGTCTCGATCCGCAGGGAGGCATCCGCGAGCAGGGTCTCGGCGGCAGCAAGCTCCTCGGACGTGAACGGTTCGTCGAGCCGCTCCACGCCGAGGATGCCGATCACGCGGACCCCAACGCGCAGTGGCAGGGCGGCGGCATAGCCGTCCTCACCGCCGGAGAACAGCCCCTGGCCACGGCTGGGACTTCCGCTGGTCCAGGCCTCAGCCCAGAGGGAGTCGGCATCGATGGATGGATGCCAGTCGACCGGCATCGCGCTGCCGAAAGCGAGCGGCACGAGCAGTCCCCCCTCCGACCGGGCGAACAACGCAGCTCGGGAGTAGGCCACTGAGCGCTGCAGGTTCTCCAGGGTCGCCTGGGCGAGGGAATAGGCGTCCAAGCCGCCGGCGAGCTGCCGGGAAACCGTGCGCAGCTGGGACAGCAACCGGTACGCGGCCTGGTAGGAGGCCTGACTCGGGTCGCTCTGGGACTCCACCCGCAGTCGGCGTGCCCACGCCGCGAGCAGCCCCGCAATGAGCGAGAGCACCAGCCACTGGCCGGCGTAGGCCGAGAACGAGCGGGGGTCCGCCTCGACCACAACGGCGGTCAGCGCGAGGACGCCGAGCGCCAAGCCCACCGACACGGATGCGACGGAGGCGCCCCACAGAAGTCCGGCGGCGACGGCTGGCGCGATCAGATACGGCATCAAGGTCGCGCCGCTCGGCTCGTTGAGCCCGATGAGGAGGGCCGCCGCACCGATCTCGATCGCCGGCCCGATCCGAGCGATCGAACGCGCCGTTGCGAGGGTGGCCCCAGCAACGATGGCCAGCAGCAACCCGAGCGGCGGCCAGGCGACGTCGAAGCCAACGAGCAGCACCAGGACGACGGCCAGCATCGTGAAGAGGCCGAGGCGCAGCCCGATCACAAAGCCACGCGGACTCCTCAGCAGGGTGCGCAGTCGCATGGGCCGACGGTTGCACACGGGCTCATAGATTGCTACGGCCGGGGCCATTCCGCCGCGCTGGGGGGCGCAGGTCTGGGATCATGAGCAGGTGGAGGGTTTGAGTACTCTGAGCAGCGTCCTGCATGAAGCCAACTGCAAGTTGGAACAGGGGCGCTCCGCAGCTGCCAGCGTGTGGCCGACCGGCTTCACCCCGTTGGACGCCTACCTCAACGGTGGTCTGCGCTCGGGCGAGCTGACGCTGCTGGGCGGGCCTCAGGGTCTGGGCAAGACCACCTTGGCACTGCAGCTCCTGCGTAACGTCGTAGCGTCCGGTCACACCGCCGTCTACTTCTCCTTCGAGCACGACGCGGTCCTGGTCCTGGAGCGGCTGCTGGCAGTCGAAGCCGGACTCGCCGGAGGGATCGAGGCTCCGACGATCCGCCAGTTCCGGGAGGCGCTGGAGGCGGCGGACGGCCAGTTGGGCGGGCTTGAGGACCGGCTGGCTGCCACCGAGGGGGGCGCCGAGGCAGTTCTCGCAGTCCGGGCGTGGGGAGACCGCCTCATGATCCATCGCTCCAACGGCACAACCACGAGCGTGCAGACCATCGCCGCGGTCGTCCAGGAGGTCCGCGCCACCCACGGCCAGCCGCCGCTCGTCGTCGTCGACTACCTGCAGAAGGTCGCGGTGCCGCTCGGTGGCCCCAGCGAGGAGGAGCGGATCACCGATGTGGTCCAGGGGCTGAAGGACCTGGCTCTGGCCGCCGACGTGCCGGTTCTGGCCGTCGTGGCAGCGGACAAGGAGGGTATCCGGGCGGGTCGTCGACTGCGCACCCACCACCTACGCGGCGCATCGGCCTTGGCCTACGAGGCCGACGTCGTACTCGTGATGAACGACAAGTTCAACGTGGTGGCCCGACACCACCTGGTCTACGACATCACGAATGCCGAGAGCTTCCGCAACTTCGTGGTGGTGAGCCTCGAGAAGAACCGAAATGGGCTGGACCACATCGACCTGCAGTTTCGCAAGAGGTTCGAGCGCGGTCGCTTTGACCCGGAGGGGTCCGCAGTCTCCGAGCAGCTCGTCGACGAGCGGGTCTTTGTCGAGTAGCCGGCCCTAACGGTCCTCGGCCTTGCGCGCTGTGTAGCGGATCAGCGCCCGCGCCAGCCGGCGGACTTCGAGTGCCTCGAGGAGAAAGGCCGCCGCGTCGCGGCCCAGGCTGGCTGACTGCTCGATGTTGTCCTCCGAGAACGGCGGATTGTTGCGGCGAGCGAGGATCAGTATGCCGCCGATGTGGGGGACAGGAATGGCCAAGAGATGCCGCCAACTCGCCAACGGTGCGCCGGCCAGCATCTGCCGGGCGATGTCGGTGTCCGTTACGAGCACACCGCGGGCACCGACGCCAACGGTCTGGACCAGCCAGTGATCGATCGAGAGCTCGGATCGGGCCTCCAAGGGTCGCAAGCCTGATCCCGCGGCAACCCACCAGTGGTTCTCCTCGCGCAGCATCAGGGCACCCGCGTCAGCCTTGTTCTCCACAAGTGCCTGCTGGAGGACGACCCTGCTGACCTCCGCGACGGTGGGGAGTCGGCCCGCGCTCGGCAGAAGTGCCCGCACCAGGTCGAGGGGCGTCATGGCCGAAAGCCCGGTGGGTTTGGGCTCCCGCCGGGCGACTTGGCCAGCCCCCTCAGGGGCGGTTGGTGAGACCTGAGTCGCGTCGAGCAACCGCTCCAGCGACTGGACGAGCGACGGCTGGCTGACCGGCCGGACGACGATCGAGGTCTGCGGCGGCCGCTGGACAGGAGTGACGTCCCAGTCCGGGCTGACCAGGACCAGCGCTGGGATCGGTGCGAAGCGGTGGCGCAAGGTCGTCAACAACCGGACCGTCTCGTCGGCGGACTGAAGGTCGAGCAGGATCGCGTCGACCGATGGGGGCTCCGCTGACTCGATGACCTCGTGCTCGGACAGCACGACCGTGGTGAAGCGCGTGCCGGCCAGCCCCATGGCGAGCGCCGGGGTCCGGGACACCACGAGGAGTCGAGGCACTACAGCTTGCCGGTCAGCGAATTGATCACCGAGATGATGGCCGGCCCGACAACGACGATCATCATGACCGGAAGGATGCAGAAGATCAACGGGAAGAGCATCTTCACGGGGACCTTCTGGGCGGCTTCCTCCGCCCGCTGCGACCTCTTGATCCGCAGCTCGTGCGACTGGATCCGCAGCACGTTGGCGATGGGGATGCCGAACGAGTCGGCCTGAACCATCGCACTGGCGAAGCTCTTCATCTCCGGCAGGTTCGCCCGGTCGCCGAGGTCGCGAATCGCCTCCGACCGGCTGCGTCCGAGTTGCATCTCCTGCAACACCCTGAAGAACTCCGAGGCCAGGGGTCCCGCGGTGTTCCTGGACACCTCCGAAAGCGCACCGTCGAAGGACTGCCCCGCCTCCACCGAGATGGTCAGCATGTCGAGGGCGTCCGGGAGATCCCGGCGAAGCTGCTCGGTGCGCTTCACCGCTCGCTCGTTCAGGACAAGGTCGGGAGTGAAGTAACCGAGGACAGAAAGCCCGACCACTGCCGCCAGGAACCACACCACCCCCCATCCGAGCACGAGCGGCAGTGCTAGCCCGATCGCGAATCCGATGATCAGTCCCAGTGCCTTGAAGGCCAGGATCCGGTCGACGTTCCAGTGAGCAGGGTTTCCTGCCAGGTCCAGCCGCCGTCTGATGCGGGCAGCCTGCTCCGCGGGAGTGATGCGCCGGCCCATCTCGGTGAGCTGGGCGAAACCCGGCTTCGTCACTCGGTCTGCAAACGGTCGGTCCATCGCACCACGTAGCTCCGGTGGCGTCGCCCGCATCGTGCTGACCGCCTCGAGCGACCGGCCCACACCTGTCGGTTCTCGGCGCAGGACCCCGAAGAAGCCGAGAAAGAGCAGCGTCCCCACGAAGAAGGCCCCGAGGCCGGCGAGCAGCAGCATCCCGCTCACGTCAGTACTCCACCCTCACCACTCGACGGAGCCACACGACGCCGACGATGAACAACACCAAACCGACGGTCAGCATGACCAACCCGAGCGGCGTCGTGAACAGCAGTGACAGGTATCCCGGCCGCACCAGCGCGAGAAAGACCGCAAAGATGAACGGCAGCAAGCCGATGATCCACGCCGACAGCCGACCCTCCGCGGACAGGACACGAACCTGGCGACGGAGCCGTTCCCGTTCCCGCAGAGTGCTGGCCACGTTGCGCAGCACCTCCGCCAGGTTACCGCCGACCTCCCGCTGGATCCGGATCGCCATCACCGTCCAACGGAAGTCCGTGCTGTCCATTCGCTCGCCGATCCCTGCGAGCGCGTCCTCGATCGGGACGCCGAGCCGAGCTTCCACGAGCGCATGGTTGAACTCCCCGGCGATGGGGTCGGCGCCTTCTCGGACGACAGAGTCGACGGCTTGGGGGAGGGAGTAGCCCGCCTGCAGACCGCCAGCCATGAGCTGCAGGGTGTCCGCCAGCTGGTCGTTGAAGGCGCTCAGCCGCCGGTTCCACCGCACGCTCAGATACGTCCAGGGGAGCAGCGCCCCCAGCCCCACCGCGATGAGCGCGGCAAGCAGTCGACCGGTGAGCAGTCCGACGAGCAAGCCGCTGCCGAGCGTAATGCCCGCATGGATGATCACCCACTCCGCGGGTTGGAGCGGGACAGCCGCTCGGTCCAACCGCTGGGCAAGTTCTACCTCCACGTCTCGGTTCTTGGTGACGCGGCCGGCGAACTCCACCGCGGATCGGGCGACCGCGCTGTCCCCGAGCGCCGGTGTGGACTCCGACTCCTTGACTGGCAGCTTTCCGCGCAGAGTGTAGATCGCGATCCGTCGGTCGACGGCGCTGAGCTGGTCGCCGCCGAGGTCACGCATCGCCACTCCGAGCAGGATGGCAAGAGAGAGGAACAGCACGCCCAGCGCGGACCAGAGTGCGGGGCGCGTCAGATGGGCGTACCAGGGGGCGGTGACAGCGATGGGGCCCGCGGCAGCCGGGGTGGATGGCGAGCTGCTGGGGGAACCCTGGGTGCCCAGCAGCGGGACGAACACTGTGTCCGACAGCTGGGTGGTTCCGGCGTAGGCCTCGATGGTCAGCTGCTGGCTGTTCAGCAGGACAGTCGGCACGTCGACCAGAACCTGGAGCTGGTTGCTGATCGCGTTCGCACTCTGCACGAAGATCGTGCTGAGGTTGCTCGCCTGGGCGGTGGCCACCACCTGGCCCTTGCCAGCCGCCGTCAGAGTCTTGAGGGTCGCCAGCTGGCCCTGGCCCGCGCCCAGGGAGACGGCATCGACGACGACCTGTGACCTGCCGATCGCGTTGGTGGCATCGGCCAGCGTCGCTTGGCTGGAACCGTCGTCCGCGCCGTCGCTGAGCACTAGAACCTGCCGGATCCCGGTACTGCCAGCGCTGGCTACAGCCAGCCGGACTCCGTCATAGAGCGCGGTACCACCGTTGGGTGGCGCCGACAGCCGGTCGATCGCAGCCCGGACGGCGATCCGGTCGAGCGTGGGTGACAGGGCAAGCTGGGGGCGGCCGGCGAAGGTGACCAGCCCGACGCGTACCGATGCTGGCACCGAGGCGAGGAACTGCGAAGCTGCGGCCTTGGCGGCTGCTATCGGAGCTCCGTTCATGCTGCCCGAGGTGTCCATCGCGAGAATGGCGATCCGATGGACCGCGGTGTCCCCCTGGCCGACGACCGTCGCGGTCGCGGGAAGGGCCGCGCCACCCACGCTGGCAGTGACGCTGGACGTGCTGATCGTCGTTCCTGTCGGGAGCCCGGCGGCTTCGAAGAATGCGGTGACCTGGGCTCCGTCGCTCGTCGGCTGAACCTTGGCCGAGACGATGCGACCGACCGGTCCGTTCGTTGCGGCCAAGGCCACCCCGGTGGGCATCAACCCAACGGCCACCAGCAGCCCCAGCACAGTGAAGAGGCGACGGAACGGGAAAGCAGTCACTACGATCGCCCGTACCTCTCGAACGCGAAGATCCGCGGGTCGACATCAACGCCTGCGTCCGACAGCTTCTCCAGGAACCGCGGGCGCAGCCCGGTGGACTTCAGCTGGCCCAGCGAGCGGCCGTGCTCGTCGAAGCCCATGTGGTGGTCGAAGACGAACAGGTCCTGAAGAGTGATGATGTCGCCCTCCATCCCGACAACCTCAGACACGTGCGTGATGTGGCGCGTGCCGTCCTTGAAGCGGGCCTGGTGGACGATCAGGTCGATGGCGCTGGACACCTGTTCGCGGATCGCGCGCAGCGGCAGGTCGTAGCCGGCAAAGAGCACCATCGTCTCGATGCGAGCGAGGGTGTCCCGGGGGCTGTTCGCGTGCACGGTGCAGATCGACCCGTCGTGTCCGGTGTTCATCGCCTGCAGCATGTCCAGCGCGGCGGCGTCGCGCACCTCGCCGATGACGATGCGGTCAGGGCGCATGCGGAGGGCATTGCGCACGAGGTCCCGGACGGCGATCTCGCCCTTGCCCTCGATGTTCGGTGGGCGGGCCTCCAGCCTGATCACGTGCTCCTGGTGCATCTGGAGCTCCGCGGCGTCCTCGATGGTGATGATCCGCTCGTCGTTCGGGATGAAGGCGGACAGCACGTTCAGGGTGGTGGTCTTGCCGGCGCCAGTTCCGCCTGACACAAGGATGTTCAGCCGGCCGAGTACGCACGCCTCAAGGAACTCCGACACCGCGCGGCTCAGGGTGCCGAACCCGACCAGGTCGTCGACTTCGTAGGGGTCTGCGGCGAACTTGCGGATCGTCAGGGCGCTGCCATCCACCGCGAGTGGCGGGATGATCGCGTTGACCCGGCTGCCATCCTGCAGGCGGGCGTCGACCATGGGGCTCGACTCGTCGACCCGGCGACCAACGCGTCCGACGATCTTGTCGATGGTGCGACGCAAGTGGGCGTCGTCCGCGAACTGGGCGTCCACGGGGTAGATCCGCCCGCCCCGCTCGACATAGATGCGGTCGTAGCCGTTGACCATGACCTCGGTCACGTCCGCGTCCCGAAGGTACGGCTCGAGCGGCCCGTATCCGAGGATGTCGTCAGCGATCTCCTGTGAGATGCGAGCGCGGTCCGCCACTGTCAGCGGCGTCTCCTCCTTGGCCAGCACCTCCTGCAGGGTCGCTCGGACGCGCTGCTCGAGCTCGGGCTGGGTCAGTCGGGAGTCGTAGAGGTGCGGCCCGAGGGTCTCGAGGAGCGAGCGGTGGACCTCGCGCTTGAGGCCCGCGAACGGGTCGGCTCCGCGGGGGACGCGCGCTCCGGGCCCCTGCCGGCTGAGCGAGTCATTGTCGGGGGTGATCTCGGTGCCACGGGCCCGCCGAGCTTCGGCGAGGCGGTCGGAGAGGCTCATCTCGAGGACTTCCTTCCGAATCGGTGGCGCCGGTCATGGCGCAATGGAGAGGGAACGGAGTCGTCAACCGACGGCCCCACGACGACGTACCGCTCGGCGAACTGGCGGATCGCCTGGCTCACCGGGTGATTCGGCTGGTCCAGGGCGATCGGCACGCCGCGGTTGATGGTGGACGGGACCTCGCGAGAGGAGGGGATCTGCGCGACGATCTTGGCGTTGAGGGTCTTCTCGACGTCGGCCGCGGTCAGCCCCACCTTGGAGTCCGCCCTGTTGAGTACGACCACCCACCGGTCGCGGGAGTAGTTGAGGAGCTCGAGGGTCTCGAGGGTGAGCTTGAGGTTCTTGATCGCAGGGATGTCCAAGGTGGCGATGTTCGCGATGATGTCGCTGCGGTCGAAGGCGGCCAGCACCTGGTCGTCGAACGCGGGCGGGGTGTCGACGACGACGTAGTCGAACTGGTCGCGCAGTATCTCGAGCATCCGGCCGATCAGCTCGGCCGGGATGTGGCCTGCCGTGCCTGGCTCGACGGGCGCCACGAGAGCCGACAGCCCAGGGGAGTGCCGGGTGATCAGGGATTTCAGGCCATCGGCGTCCAGGCTGTCACCCAGCGCAACCGCATCGGCGAGTGTGTGCGCGGGGAACAACTGGAGGACGATCGCCACATCCCCGAAGGCCAGGTCGAGGTCGAGAATGCAGACCTCCCGCCGGCCGTGGTCAGCGAGGATCGCGGCGAGGTTGGTGGCCAGGGTGGTCTTTCCGCACCCGCCCTTCGCCGAGAAGACGGTAACGATATGACCACGGTGCCCCGGGCTGGCATGCTCGCCCCCGCGAGTGTCTGCACTGCGCAGCCGTCGGGACAGGACCCGCGAGCGCCGGGCTGCCTCGGCTAGACCGGACAGGTCACGCTCCTCGACGACGTCCCGGACGCCGGCTCGGAGAGCCTCGGCCAGCACTGAGGCGTCTACCCGGCGGCGGACCAGGATGACCCCGATGCTTGGGTGCAGCACGCGCACCTCCGACGCGACACTCAGCGCAGTCGGCAGGTCGACGGTCGGACCGAACACCACCGTGTCCTCGGTCAGCCCTGGGACCAGGTGGTGTCGCAGGGCGTCGACGGACGGCAGGACCTCGGTGTCCGAGCCCAGCGCCGTCCGCAGGATGTCAGCGATCGAAGGGTCCAGGTCGACCACGATGGCCATGCGGGCGTCTCCTCGGTACTGGCGTCAGTTCGATGGTTCGCCGGATCAGCCAAACACGTTTGTTGAGGTGACGGCTCCACCGGGGCTGACCTTGGAGTCCGGGGTGAGCAGGGCGAAGTACAGCTGACCCTGTTGGGTGGCGTAGATGATCTTGGTGGCCTCCTGCTGGGTGAGGGCCAGGGTGAGGATCGTCCGCGGGATCTGCTCTGAGTTCTGCTGCCCGCTGGAGTCGGTCGTGGTCTTGGTCACCGTGGTCGTGTTGCCGACCCCGACGACGGTCACCCGGGGGAGCAGGATCTGGGTGACGCTGGTTTGGGCCGCGGCGGTTCCGGACGAGATGGTTGCGAAAACCGAGACCTCGGACCCGTTGCTCACGAACCCGGCTACCCGCTCCGGGTCGCCCAGCTGGACGCTCACCGCGATCTTCCCGGCTGGGATCGGCAGCGTGCTCTGCGAGCCGGCAGGACCGAACTGCTGCTGGAGGATCTGCTCGCCAGGGAAGATCGGAGACAGGGCCACCAGGGCTGCCACCGCGGTGATGTCACTCAGGGCTCCTTTTGCGACCGAGTTCTGGGCCACCTCGCGCGGTTCAAGTGCCCCGCTTTCGGCAGCCGAGGAGCCCGTCGTACCGGCGGAGATCTGGGACTTGGCGAAGAGTACCTTGACCAGCTGTTGCCCGGCTGCTGCGCGCTGGTCGGCTCCTCGGGCGTAGAGGAACACCAGGCCGGTTCCCAGTGCCGCGACAAGTAGCGCGGCCACGAGCAGGATCGTTCTGCGTCCCATGGGTTTCCTCTCAGCGGTCCTCGGGAACGTGGAAACCCCGGCTCAGGAT
This region of Actinomycetes bacterium genomic DNA includes:
- a CDS encoding response regulator transcription factor, which encodes MSTTVLLVDDHELIRQGLRRAFERNEDFEVIGEAGSVAEAARQLAVLHPDVVVVDVRLPDGSGLDIVKAARRQRPDLGIVVLTMYAGDEQLFGALDSGASAFVPKDAPTDDVLAAARHAAASPQAFTARDLSEAMKRRLTPTGPQLSPREKEVLQLLADGLGVAPISRRLYISESTTKTHISKLYEKLGAGNRAQAIMAALRLGLIKHGGDQPTI
- a CDS encoding type II secretion system F family protein; this translates as MLLLAGLGAFFVGTLLFLGFFGVLRREPTGVGRSLEAVSTMRATPPELRGAMDRPFADRVTKPGFAQLTEMGRRITPAEQAARIRRRLDLAGNPAHWNVDRILAFKALGLIIGFAIGLALPLVLGWGVVWFLAAVVGLSVLGYFTPDLVLNERAVKRTEQLRRDLPDALDMLTISVEAGQSFDGALSEVSRNTAGPLASEFFRVLQEMQLGRSRSEAIRDLGDRANLPEMKSFASAMVQADSFGIPIANVLRIQSHELRIKRSQRAEEAAQKVPVKMLFPLIFCILPVMMIVVVGPAIISVINSLTGKL
- a CDS encoding GAF domain-containing protein, yielding MGLAGTRFTTVVLSEHEVIESAEPPSVDAILLDLQSADETVRLLTTLRHRFAPIPALVLVSPDWDVTPVQRPPQTSIVVRPVSQPSLVQSLERLLDATQVSPTAPEGAGQVARREPKPTGLSAMTPLDLVRALLPSAGRLPTVAEVSRVVLQQALVENKADAGALMLREENHWWVAAGSGLRPLEARSELSIDHWLVQTVGVGARGVLVTDTDIARQMLAGAPLASWRHLLAIPVPHIGGILILARRNNPPFSEDNIEQSASLGRDAAAFLLEALEVRRLARALIRYTARKAEDR
- a CDS encoding glycosyltransferase family 4 protein — translated: PGAGGGAIRERHGLAGRPVVVCVSRLMPRKGQDTLVRALPQVRRAAPGAALLLVGGGPSRQRLERLAREVSVERDVVFAGSVPFAELAAHYDAGDVFAMPCRTRNGGLDVEGLGIVYLEASATGKPVVAGDSGGAPDAVLEGETGFVVPGRDVAAVADRVSELLSEPELAARMGEQGRAWVEEAWRWDSVADRLGELLV
- a CDS encoding Flp family type IVb pilin produces the protein MARLALAVFDAASFCWGTGDRRSRRQLMRAQPRSDHGATATEYALLLAGVAVAIVVSIVAFGTFLNTKYTDTCNSISTGMNDPAACK
- a CDS encoding histidine kinase produces the protein MRLRTLLRSPRGFVIGLRLGLFTMLAVVLVLLVGFDVAWPPLGLLLAIVAGATLATARSIARIGPAIEIGAAALLIGLNEPSGATLMPYLIAPAVAAGLLWGASVASVSVGLALGVLALTAVVVEADPRSFSAYAGQWLVLSLIAGLLAAWARRLRVESQSDPSQASYQAAYRLLSQLRTVSRQLAGGLDAYSLAQATLENLQRSVAYSRAALFARSEGGLLVPLAFGSAMPVDWHPSIDADSLWAEAWTSGSPSRGQGLFSGGEDGYAAALPLRVGVRVIGILGVERLDEPFTSEELAAAETLLADASLRIETALLFSEVRQIATAEERRRLAREIHDGIAQELASLGYVMDDMAYRAATEEQRQALQSLRSDLTRIISELRLSIFDLRSEVHTSTGLGAALSDYVRTIGATSDLTVHLILDESPHRLRAETEAELLRIAQESITNVRKHARSANLWVTCQTNPPNAFLRIEDDGLGLGPSRTDSYGMEIMRERARRLGADLTVRPRDGGGTVVEVVVGELAPDSPNGLGHAGGDHVHDRAAR
- a CDS encoding Flp family type IVb pilin, translating into MLQMIRKHLAAARTHDDGATATEYVLLLAGIAAVIIGAVFLFGNFLSTKFNDVQTSISKAK
- a CDS encoding DnaB-like helicase C-terminal domain-containing protein, coding for MWPTGFTPLDAYLNGGLRSGELTLLGGPQGLGKTTLALQLLRNVVASGHTAVYFSFEHDAVLVLERLLAVEAGLAGGIEAPTIRQFREALEAADGQLGGLEDRLAATEGGAEAVLAVRAWGDRLMIHRSNGTTTSVQTIAAVVQEVRATHGQPPLVVVDYLQKVAVPLGGPSEEERITDVVQGLKDLALAADVPVLAVVAADKEGIRAGRRLRTHHLRGASALAYEADVVLVMNDKFNVVARHHLVYDITNAESFRNFVVVSLEKNRNGLDHIDLQFRKRFERGRFDPEGSAVSEQLVDERVFVE